In Trichocoleus sp. FACHB-46, a single window of DNA contains:
- a CDS encoding cupin domain-containing protein: MAQLQEVPQASTFPTATPVTSKGVAATELRPWGSFTILEEGRGYKIKRIEVKPGHRLSLQMHHHRSEHWIVVSGTARVNCGDQELVLCSNQSTYVPQCTSHRLENPGVIPLVLIEVQNGEYLGEDDIVRFQDDYARTASQIK, translated from the coding sequence GTGGCCCAGCTTCAAGAAGTTCCTCAAGCGTCTACCTTCCCTACAGCTACCCCTGTTACTTCCAAGGGAGTCGCTGCAACAGAATTGCGTCCCTGGGGTTCTTTCACGATCTTAGAAGAGGGCCGAGGCTACAAAATTAAGCGAATCGAGGTAAAGCCAGGACATCGTCTCAGTCTGCAAATGCATCATCATCGCAGTGAGCATTGGATTGTAGTTTCTGGCACCGCTAGGGTCAATTGTGGTGATCAAGAGCTAGTTTTATGCAGCAATCAATCCACCTATGTACCGCAATGTACTAGTCATCGGTTGGAGAACCCTGGGGTAATTCCTTTGGTTTTGATTGAAGTGCAAAACGGTGAGTACCTAGGCGAAGATGACATCGTGCGTTTTCAAGACGATTACGCCCGTACAGCTTCGCAAATCAAGTAG
- a CDS encoding phosphodiester glycosidase family protein, with amino-acid sequence MGAFVDRVESGAVPSAIAQLSQATPVTPRSPSTSPTSSSAQLLQQGTQISLNGRIWPVAWGQWQSNSNQIRTGISDTGLLRTTGVDLLNTNDPLQQPVQWYSSPTSSSLNLAVRHSQQYRYLDITELATRTGWQVRTSGSTLLINAPTSQLTSIRQGRQPWGTRIVVDLDRPTPWQVDQQGQALTVTLNAAAEPALIQRFQPRPIRPTPSTTPSRPIATPPGTPPRAGIPLKLEVVQNQLALRLDIPAGLQPQFSTLSQPNRLIIDLRPDAMVERNILWAPGLRWQQQFLALGSSRFPVVWLSVNLRQPGLKLGPIWSNTSSLVGIAPLVQTAQRWQVAAAINGGFFNRKTQLPLGAIRQDGRWVSSPILNRGAIAWNEAGDVKIDRLTLQETLSTSTQQRLPVLSVNSGYVQAGIARYTSLWGAAYTPLTDNEIIVTVRNNQVTAQQPGEGANKGVFPIPSDGYLLTLRANRAAAGVLPVNTAVRLEGETTPADFDRYTQIMGAGPLLVQNRQIVLDAKAEKFSDAFVKERAVRSVIGTNGEGTLMIAAVHNRVGGVGPTLAEVAQLTQQMGAIDALNLDGGSSTTLYLGGQILNRPPQTAARVHNGIGVFIQPRP; translated from the coding sequence ATGGGTGCCTTTGTGGACAGAGTAGAGAGTGGAGCTGTACCCTCTGCGATCGCTCAACTCAGTCAAGCAACTCCGGTGACTCCGCGATCGCCCAGTACCTCACCAACCTCTTCATCTGCCCAATTGTTACAGCAGGGAACCCAAATTTCTCTCAATGGTCGCATTTGGCCCGTTGCTTGGGGGCAGTGGCAATCTAATAGTAATCAAATTCGTACAGGAATTAGTGACACAGGCTTACTGCGTACAACTGGGGTGGATTTGTTAAACACCAATGACCCTCTACAACAGCCCGTGCAGTGGTACTCTAGCCCCACTTCGAGCTCACTCAACTTAGCCGTCCGTCACAGTCAGCAATATCGCTATTTAGATATTACGGAGCTAGCAACTCGCACTGGTTGGCAAGTAAGAACATCGGGCAGTACGCTTCTCATCAATGCCCCCACATCGCAACTGACCTCTATTCGGCAAGGCCGTCAGCCTTGGGGCACTCGCATTGTTGTAGATCTAGACCGTCCTACCCCTTGGCAAGTCGATCAGCAAGGCCAAGCCTTAACTGTAACGCTCAACGCAGCTGCTGAACCAGCTTTAATTCAGCGTTTCCAGCCCAGACCTATACGCCCCACACCTAGCACCACACCATCTCGCCCTATTGCTACTCCCCCAGGAACTCCACCGCGGGCAGGTATTCCTCTAAAACTGGAAGTTGTTCAGAACCAACTAGCATTGCGCCTGGATATTCCGGCGGGTTTGCAACCACAGTTCTCAACTTTATCCCAGCCCAATCGGCTCATTATCGACCTTAGACCCGACGCTATGGTAGAGCGCAATATATTGTGGGCTCCAGGGCTACGCTGGCAACAACAATTTCTTGCGCTGGGTAGCTCTCGTTTTCCTGTGGTTTGGCTCTCGGTGAACTTGCGTCAGCCCGGATTGAAACTAGGGCCAATTTGGAGCAACACCAGTTCTCTCGTCGGCATTGCTCCCCTCGTGCAAACCGCTCAGCGTTGGCAAGTCGCCGCGGCTATTAACGGGGGCTTTTTTAATCGCAAAACCCAGTTACCACTCGGCGCCATTCGGCAAGATGGCCGTTGGGTATCCAGCCCAATTTTGAACCGAGGGGCGATCGCTTGGAATGAGGCAGGAGACGTAAAAATCGATCGCCTGACGCTCCAAGAAACGCTTAGCACTTCCACTCAGCAACGCCTACCCGTTTTGTCAGTCAACAGTGGCTACGTTCAGGCAGGCATTGCTCGCTATACCTCGCTTTGGGGAGCTGCTTACACACCACTGACTGACAACGAAATCATTGTCACGGTTCGCAACAACCAAGTAACCGCTCAACAGCCTGGTGAAGGGGCAAATAAAGGTGTCTTCCCAATCCCTAGTGATGGCTATTTGCTGACCTTACGGGCCAATCGCGCTGCTGCCGGTGTTCTACCCGTTAATACAGCGGTACGACTGGAGGGTGAAACTACACCCGCTGACTTTGACCGCTATACCCAAATTATGGGTGCGGGTCCATTGTTAGTACAAAATCGGCAAATTGTGCTCGATGCTAAAGCAGAAAAGTTCAGCGATGCCTTTGTTAAGGAAAGAGCGGTTCGCAGTGTAATCGGCACGAATGGGGAGGGCACCCTAATGATAGCGGCGGTTCACAATCGAGTCGGAGGGGTGGGTCCAACTTTGGCTGAAGTGGCTCAACTGACCCAACAAATGGGAGCGATCGACGCCCTGAACCTAGATGGTGGCAGTTCTACAACTCTGTATCTGGGTGGTCAAATTCTCAATCGTCCTCCTCAAACCGCCGCTCGGGTTCACAACGGCATTGGAGTATTTATCCAACCCAGACCATAA
- the tuf gene encoding elongation factor Tu, with protein sequence MARAKFERTKPHVNIGTIGHVDHGKTTLTAAITMTLAALGQAAARNYDQIDAAPEEKARGITINTAHVEYETANRHYAHVDCPGHADYVKNMITGAAQMDGAILVVSAADGPMPQTREHILLAKQVGVPAMVVFLNKEDMVDDAELLELVELEVRELLSSYDFPGDDIPIVAGSALQAVETMTANPKTQRGENQWVDKIHQLMDEVDAYIPTPEREVDKPFLMAVEDVFSITGRGTVATGRIERGKIKVGDTVELVGIKDTRSTTVTGIEMFKKSLEEGMAGDNAGLLLRGIQKADIERGMVIAQPKSITPHTQFESEVYVLKKEEGGRHTPFFPGYRPQFYVRTTDVTGTITTFTSDDGSEAEMIMPGDRIKMTVELINPIAIEQGMRFAIREGGRTIGAGVVSKILK encoded by the coding sequence ATGGCACGCGCAAAGTTTGAACGGACTAAACCCCACGTTAACATTGGTACCATTGGTCACGTTGACCACGGTAAAACCACTCTAACTGCTGCAATCACTATGACTCTGGCTGCTTTGGGTCAGGCAGCAGCTAGAAATTATGATCAAATCGATGCCGCACCTGAAGAGAAGGCTCGGGGTATTACGATTAACACAGCTCACGTTGAGTATGAGACTGCCAACCGTCACTATGCTCACGTAGACTGTCCTGGCCACGCTGACTATGTCAAAAACATGATCACTGGCGCTGCTCAGATGGACGGTGCCATCCTAGTGGTGTCTGCGGCTGATGGCCCTATGCCTCAAACTCGTGAGCATATTCTGCTCGCGAAGCAGGTAGGTGTTCCAGCAATGGTTGTCTTCTTAAACAAAGAAGACATGGTGGATGATGCAGAACTGCTTGAGTTGGTAGAACTCGAAGTTCGTGAACTCCTCAGCTCCTACGACTTCCCTGGCGATGATATTCCTATCGTTGCTGGTTCAGCGCTGCAAGCAGTAGAAACCATGACTGCTAATCCTAAAACGCAACGAGGTGAAAACCAGTGGGTTGATAAAATTCACCAACTCATGGATGAAGTTGATGCTTACATCCCAACTCCTGAGCGTGAAGTTGATAAGCCCTTCCTGATGGCGGTAGAGGACGTATTCTCCATTACAGGTCGTGGTACAGTCGCAACTGGCCGGATTGAACGCGGAAAAATCAAGGTTGGTGACACCGTTGAATTGGTGGGCATCAAGGACACTCGCAGCACCACTGTAACGGGTATCGAGATGTTCAAGAAGAGCCTTGAAGAAGGGATGGCAGGAGACAACGCGGGTCTACTACTGCGTGGTATTCAGAAAGCTGATATTGAGCGGGGCATGGTAATTGCTCAGCCCAAGTCCATCACTCCTCACACTCAGTTTGAGTCTGAAGTGTATGTTTTGAAGAAAGAAGAAGGTGGTCGTCACACTCCTTTCTTCCCTGGCTACCGTCCTCAGTTCTATGTTCGTACCACTGATGTAACTGGCACCATCACCACCTTTACTTCCGATGACGGTAGTGAAGCTGAAATGATCATGCCTGGCGATCGCATCAAGATGACTGTAGAACTGATCAACCCGATCGCGATTGAGCAAGGTATGCGCTTTGCTATTCGTGAAGGTGGTCGTACTATCGGTGCGGGTGTCGTTTCTAAGATCCTCAAGTAA
- the cofG gene encoding 7,8-didemethyl-8-hydroxy-5-deazariboflavin synthase subunit CofG — MPLPTTATVTYSPAYTLVPTYECFNRCAYCNFRVDPGEDVWLSLSEAETQLRRVRSQGAIEILLLSGEVHPRSLQRVDWLQRISDLAELALSLGLLPHTNVGPLTFEEMSQLKAVNVSMGLMLEQVTPKLLETVHRHAPSKVPQLRLQQLAWAGELQIPFTTGLLLGIGETPGDRWATLEAIAQLQERWGHIQEVILQPHSPGQSQVWQGATFAAEELVEVIATARQILPDGITLQIPPNLVQQPDLLLACLAAGARDLGGIGPRDEVNPDYSHPELETLTAILAREGWQLVPRLPVYPKYDHWLPKRLQTLVQQWRSTLQTQVGDVHSN, encoded by the coding sequence ATGCCTCTACCCACAACAGCCACCGTTACTTATAGTCCTGCTTACACTTTAGTACCCACTTATGAGTGCTTTAATCGTTGCGCCTACTGCAATTTTCGAGTTGATCCAGGAGAGGATGTTTGGTTGTCTTTGAGCGAAGCTGAAACTCAATTGCGGCGAGTTCGCTCTCAAGGTGCCATTGAAATTTTGCTGCTCAGTGGTGAAGTGCATCCGCGCAGTTTGCAGCGAGTTGACTGGCTGCAACGAATTTCTGATTTAGCGGAATTGGCTTTATCTCTGGGACTACTGCCTCATACTAATGTTGGGCCTCTAACTTTTGAGGAGATGTCGCAGCTAAAGGCTGTAAATGTTTCTATGGGGTTGATGCTAGAGCAAGTTACCCCAAAGTTATTAGAAACCGTACATCGCCATGCTCCTAGTAAAGTTCCTCAACTGCGACTGCAACAGTTGGCTTGGGCAGGGGAACTGCAAATCCCTTTCACAACAGGATTATTATTAGGCATTGGTGAAACTCCAGGCGATCGCTGGGCAACCCTAGAAGCGATCGCACAGCTACAGGAGCGCTGGGGACATATTCAAGAAGTAATTTTGCAACCTCATAGCCCAGGCCAAAGCCAAGTTTGGCAGGGAGCTACCTTCGCCGCAGAAGAACTGGTCGAGGTAATTGCGACAGCTCGGCAGATTTTACCTGACGGCATTACTTTACAAATCCCTCCTAATCTAGTGCAGCAACCAGACTTACTATTGGCTTGCTTAGCAGCAGGAGCGAGAGATTTAGGTGGAATTGGGCCGCGAGATGAAGTGAACCCCGACTATTCCCATCCAGAATTGGAAACTTTAACTGCGATCTTGGCCCGAGAGGGCTGGCAGCTAGTACCTCGCTTGCCGGTTTATCCTAAGTATGATCATTGGCTACCAAAGCGATTGCAAACACTAGTGCAGCAGTGGCGTTCTACCTTACAAACCCAAGTTGGCGATGTCCACTCAAATTAA
- the fusA gene encoding elongation factor G yields MSRTTPLERVRNIGIAAHIDAGKTTTTERILFYSGVVHKIGEVHDGTAITDWMEQERERGITITAAAISTAWARRDPKNPTKALAGEPEYKINIIDTPGHVDFTIEVERSMRVLDGVIAVFCSVGGVQPQSETVWRQADRYKVPRMVFVNKMDRTGANFFKVYGQIRDRLRANAVPVQIPIGTEENFKGLVDLVRMRAHIYRNDLGTDIEETEIPAEVREQAEEFRLKLIESVAETDDTLTEKYLNGEELTEEEIRAALRKGTIAGMIVPMLCGSAFKNKGVQQMLDAVIDYLPAPVDIPPVQGTLPNGSTVERGPSDSEPFSALAFKVMSDKFVGRLTFVRVYSGVLKKGSYILNASKNKKERVSRLIILKADDRIDVDELRAGDLGAIPGLSDTLTGDTLCDENAPVILESLYIPEPVISVAVEPKTKQDMEKLSKALKALSEEDPTFRVSIDPETNQTVIAGMGELHLEILVDRMLREFKVEANVGAPQVAYRETIRKAVKAEGKFIRQSGGKGQYGHVVIELQPGETGSGFEFVSKIVGGTVPKEYIAPAEQGMKEACESGILAGYPLIDVKVTMVDGSYHDVDSSEMAFKIAGSMAIKEAVMKASPVLLEPVMKVEAEAPEEFLGSVMGNLISRRGQIEGQTVEQGIAKVTTKVPLAEMFGYATDIRSMTQGRGTFTMEFSQYDEVPRNVAETIIAKSKGNA; encoded by the coding sequence GTGTCACGCACCACCCCGCTTGAACGAGTACGCAACATTGGTATTGCTGCCCACATTGATGCGGGCAAAACTACAACAACAGAGCGAATTTTGTTCTACTCCGGTGTAGTTCACAAGATTGGCGAAGTCCATGACGGAACTGCCATCACTGACTGGATGGAGCAAGAGCGGGAGCGGGGCATTACCATCACTGCTGCCGCAATCAGTACTGCTTGGGCCCGTCGCGACCCTAAAAACCCGACTAAAGCCCTGGCGGGCGAGCCTGAATATAAGATCAACATCATTGACACTCCGGGACACGTAGATTTCACGATTGAAGTGGAACGTTCCATGCGGGTGTTAGACGGTGTTATTGCTGTCTTTTGTTCAGTAGGCGGAGTTCAGCCTCAATCTGAAACTGTGTGGCGTCAAGCCGATCGTTACAAAGTCCCTCGAATGGTCTTTGTTAACAAAATGGACCGGACTGGAGCTAATTTCTTCAAGGTTTACGGTCAGATCCGCGATCGTTTGCGTGCCAATGCGGTTCCAGTACAAATCCCCATTGGTACTGAAGAAAACTTCAAGGGTCTCGTAGATTTGGTACGCATGCGTGCTCATATTTACAGAAATGACTTAGGAACTGACATTGAGGAAACTGAAATTCCTGCGGAAGTTCGGGAGCAGGCTGAGGAGTTCCGTCTGAAGCTGATCGAGTCTGTTGCGGAAACCGATGATACCCTCACCGAGAAGTATCTAAATGGTGAAGAGCTAACGGAAGAGGAAATTCGAGCTGCGCTCCGTAAAGGAACGATTGCTGGAATGATTGTTCCGATGCTCTGTGGCTCTGCCTTTAAAAACAAAGGTGTGCAGCAAATGCTGGACGCAGTAATTGATTACCTGCCTGCTCCAGTGGATATCCCTCCTGTTCAGGGAACACTGCCCAATGGCTCAACGGTCGAGCGGGGTCCAAGCGATAGTGAGCCGTTCTCAGCTCTAGCCTTTAAGGTGATGTCCGATAAGTTCGTCGGGCGGCTAACCTTCGTTAGAGTCTACTCAGGTGTCTTGAAGAAGGGCAGCTACATCCTAAACGCCTCCAAAAACAAGAAAGAGCGCGTCTCCCGCCTCATCATCTTGAAAGCCGATGACCGGATTGATGTGGATGAACTGCGTGCTGGTGACTTAGGGGCTATTCCTGGCTTGTCGGATACCTTGACTGGGGACACGCTTTGCGATGAAAATGCTCCTGTAATCCTGGAATCTCTTTACATCCCAGAGCCGGTGATCTCGGTTGCGGTAGAGCCAAAAACCAAGCAAGACATGGAGAAGCTTTCCAAGGCCCTTAAAGCGCTTTCGGAAGAAGATCCAACTTTCCGGGTTAGTATTGACCCTGAAACCAATCAAACCGTGATTGCAGGCATGGGTGAGCTGCACTTAGAAATTCTTGTAGATCGCATGCTACGGGAATTTAAAGTGGAAGCCAATGTAGGTGCTCCCCAAGTCGCTTACCGTGAAACTATACGCAAGGCAGTTAAAGCTGAAGGCAAATTTATCCGCCAAAGTGGTGGTAAGGGTCAGTACGGTCACGTTGTGATTGAACTGCAACCGGGTGAAACAGGCAGCGGCTTTGAGTTTGTCTCTAAGATTGTTGGTGGTACTGTACCTAAAGAGTACATCGCCCCAGCAGAACAGGGCATGAAAGAAGCCTGTGAGTCTGGAATTCTAGCTGGATACCCACTGATTGACGTTAAAGTCACGATGGTAGACGGCTCTTATCACGATGTAGATTCTTCTGAAATGGCTTTTAAGATTGCTGGTTCAATGGCAATTAAGGAAGCTGTGATGAAGGCATCCCCTGTTCTGTTGGAGCCTGTAATGAAGGTTGAGGCTGAGGCTCCTGAGGAATTCCTCGGCTCCGTCATGGGTAACCTTATTTCCCGTCGAGGCCAAATTGAAGGTCAAACAGTTGAACAGGGAATTGCTAAGGTAACCACTAAGGTTCCATTAGCTGAGATGTTTGGATATGCCACGGATATCCGGTCTATGACTCAGGGCCGCGGTACATTTACGATGGAATTTAGCCAGTACGACGAGGTACCTCGCAACGTGGCTGAAACAATCATCGCAAAGAGTAAAGGGAACGCATAA
- the rpsL gene encoding 30S ribosomal protein S12, translating into MPTIQQLIRSERQKVQKKTKSPALKSCPQRRGVCTRVYTTTPKKPNSALRKVARVRLTSGFEVTAYIPGIGHNLQEHSVVMIRGGRVKDLPGVRYHIIRGTLDTAGVKDRRQGRSKYGTKRATAKK; encoded by the coding sequence ATGCCCACTATCCAGCAACTCATTCGTAGCGAACGTCAGAAAGTTCAGAAGAAAACCAAATCCCCGGCTCTGAAGAGTTGCCCTCAGCGTCGTGGCGTTTGCACAAGAGTTTACACGACCACTCCTAAGAAGCCCAACTCCGCTCTGCGTAAAGTTGCCAGGGTTCGTCTCACTTCTGGTTTTGAGGTCACAGCCTACATCCCAGGTATCGGTCACAACCTGCAAGAGCACTCTGTAGTAATGATTCGAGGCGGTCGGGTCAAAGATCTGCCCGGTGTGAGATACCACATCATCCGGGGCACCTTGGATACTGCTGGAGTTAAAGACCGCCGTCAAGGTCGCTCCAAGTACGGTACCAAGCGCGCTACTGCTAAAAAGTAA
- a CDS encoding HesB/IscA family protein, giving the protein MMLQLSQAAIKEILRLKQKCRKPNAVFRLGVQPSGCSGMSYTLEFDEEVGPNDALYDCNGIQVAIARSSLTVLSGLNLDYSEDLMGGGFRFHNPNATQSCGCGNSFSVS; this is encoded by the coding sequence ATGATGCTCCAGCTCAGTCAAGCCGCAATTAAAGAAATCTTGCGTCTCAAGCAGAAGTGCCGCAAGCCAAATGCCGTATTCCGTTTGGGAGTACAGCCAAGTGGTTGTTCGGGTATGTCCTACACTCTAGAATTTGACGAAGAAGTCGGGCCTAATGACGCGTTGTATGACTGCAACGGCATTCAAGTTGCGATCGCTCGCTCAAGCCTAACCGTTTTAAGCGGCTTAAACTTAGATTACTCCGAAGACCTGATGGGCGGCGGCTTCCGCTTCCACAATCCCAATGCCACTCAAAGCTGTGGTTGTGGTAACTCCTTCTCTGTCAGCTAA
- a CDS encoding LuxR C-terminal-related transcriptional regulator, whose protein sequence is MTARLLSNPVEAQFLKTASLNHYFLNSQIFTRRTFKSPMERRDEVPTASTSVLEMLWSTLLEALPQGVVVLSRNMQPLYLNERANHLCQLLASGDRQPASPPLVISEIGHRLLKNASSTKQPLVVERQTPQGHLIRIRASWLQVNPTDGVASSANDSQYILVILENCTEVLREELQIEQKRYDLTERETEIWMLLRQEYSYQEIAKTLRISLNTVKTHVKNVYAKKRSCQGREQVVVF, encoded by the coding sequence ATGACAGCCCGTCTACTTTCTAATCCCGTAGAGGCTCAATTCCTCAAGACTGCATCGCTCAATCATTACTTCCTCAACAGCCAAATCTTCACCAGACGCACCTTCAAATCCCCTATGGAGCGAAGAGATGAAGTGCCTACAGCTAGCACATCGGTTTTGGAGATGCTCTGGAGTACTCTGTTGGAGGCTTTGCCTCAAGGAGTAGTGGTGCTCTCTCGTAATATGCAGCCACTTTATCTAAACGAGAGAGCTAATCATCTGTGCCAACTTCTAGCTTCAGGCGATCGCCAACCTGCTAGCCCACCGTTAGTGATCTCAGAAATTGGCCACCGCTTGTTAAAAAATGCTAGTTCTACCAAGCAACCTCTCGTTGTCGAACGCCAAACTCCTCAGGGGCATCTGATTCGCATCCGAGCTAGCTGGCTACAAGTGAACCCGACTGATGGCGTTGCCAGTTCAGCTAACGATTCTCAGTACATTTTGGTGATTTTAGAGAACTGCACTGAGGTACTGCGAGAAGAATTACAGATTGAGCAAAAAAGATACGACCTGACTGAACGCGAAACCGAAATTTGGATGCTGCTGCGGCAGGAATACAGCTATCAAGAAATTGCTAAAACATTACGCATCAGCTTGAACACGGTCAAAACTCACGTCAAAAACGTTTATGCCAAAAAACGGAGCTGCCAAGGGCGAGAACAGGTTGTAGTGTTTTAA
- the rpsJ gene encoding 30S ribosomal protein S10 — MQQQKIRIRLKAFDRRLLDTSCEKIVDTANRTNATAVGPIPLPTKRRIYCLLRSPHVDKDSREHFETRTHHRIIDIHQPSSKTIDALMKLDLPAGVDIEVKL, encoded by the coding sequence ATTCAGCAGCAAAAAATCCGTATCCGCCTCAAAGCTTTTGACCGTCGCCTCTTGGACACTTCTTGCGAAAAGATTGTTGATACTGCAAATCGCACAAACGCTACAGCAGTTGGACCGATTCCTTTACCAACTAAGCGGAGAATTTATTGCCTCCTGCGATCGCCTCACGTAGACAAAGACTCCCGAGAGCACTTTGAGACTCGGACACATCACCGCATCATTGACATTCACCAGCCTTCTTCAAAAACTATCGATGCTTTGATGAAGCTAGATCTACCAGCTGGTGTTGATATTGAAGTCAAGCTCTAG
- a CDS encoding LON peptidase substrate-binding domain-containing protein translates to MASSSSIAVRELPLFPLPEVVLFPGRPLPLHIFEFRYRIMMNTILEGDRRFGVLMWDPVEGKPALVGCCAEILQFQRLPDDRMKIWTLGQQRFRVLEYVREKPYRVGLVEWIEDQPTEQNLQPLATEVEQLLRDVVHLSAKLTGQVIELPESIPDLPLELSHWVASNLYGVASEQQALLEMQDTVARLEREAEILTSTRNHLAARTALKDVLKDTPK, encoded by the coding sequence ATGGCATCCTCCTCATCAATTGCGGTTCGAGAACTTCCTCTATTTCCCCTGCCAGAAGTAGTTCTGTTTCCCGGTCGGCCTCTCCCTCTGCACATTTTTGAATTCCGTTACCGCATCATGATGAACACGATTCTGGAGGGCGATCGCCGCTTCGGAGTGTTGATGTGGGACCCGGTTGAAGGAAAACCTGCTCTGGTAGGATGCTGTGCTGAAATTCTTCAATTTCAACGCTTGCCTGATGACCGTATGAAGATATGGACATTGGGACAACAACGGTTTCGAGTGTTGGAATATGTCCGAGAAAAGCCTTATCGGGTAGGGCTTGTAGAGTGGATAGAAGACCAGCCTACCGAACAAAACTTACAACCTTTAGCGACTGAAGTTGAGCAATTGCTTCGCGACGTGGTTCATCTTTCAGCCAAGCTGACAGGTCAGGTTATCGAACTACCGGAAAGTATTCCTGATCTACCGCTAGAGCTTTCCCACTGGGTAGCCAGTAATCTATACGGAGTTGCGAGTGAGCAGCAAGCTCTTTTAGAAATGCAAGATACGGTAGCTAGGTTAGAACGGGAAGCAGAAATCCTCACTTCTACGCGAAATCATCTAGCGGCTCGCACTGCATTGAAGGATGTCTTGAAGGATACTCCTAAATAA
- the rpsG gene encoding 30S ribosomal protein S7: MSRRTVIQKRPVPPDSVYNSRLVSMMMRRIMKSGKKSVASHIVYDAFKTIEERTGSDPLELFERAVRNATPLVEVKARRVGGATYQVPMEVRSDRGTALALRWLSQFARQRAGRTMAGKLANELMDAANETGSAIRKREETHRMAEANKAFAHYRY; this comes from the coding sequence ATGTCTCGTCGTACTGTTATTCAAAAACGTCCTGTTCCTCCTGATTCTGTATACAACAGTCGCCTAGTCAGCATGATGATGCGGCGGATTATGAAGAGTGGCAAGAAGTCCGTTGCTTCCCACATTGTTTATGATGCTTTCAAAACCATTGAGGAACGGACAGGCTCAGATCCCTTAGAGCTATTTGAAAGAGCAGTACGAAACGCAACTCCTTTAGTTGAAGTAAAAGCTCGCCGAGTAGGTGGAGCAACATACCAAGTCCCTATGGAAGTTCGCTCTGATAGAGGAACTGCTTTAGCTTTACGTTGGTTAAGTCAGTTTGCTCGTCAACGCGCTGGCCGAACTATGGCTGGCAAGCTAGCGAATGAATTAATGGACGCAGCTAACGAGACTGGTAGCGCGATTCGTAAGCGTGAAGAAACTCACCGCATGGCTGAAGCGAATAAGGCTTTCGCCCACTATCGGTACTGA